The Desulfovibrio porci genome contains a region encoding:
- a CDS encoding TRAP transporter small permease gives MRIVKKLYDNFEEYCCVAAVALMIVCLALQIVFRAAVGGGLSWSEELSRYSFIWAVFLGMSLAAKRLAHVRITAALLLLPLKARLLVRMGTDALWIAFSLYIAFHGLELLREGLEFPEMSPTLGIVKAWVEAIIPFCFFLTPWRIVEQYCRNIHRGTLLELVRDEVTS, from the coding sequence AGGATAGTGAAAAAACTCTACGACAATTTTGAGGAATACTGCTGTGTGGCCGCCGTGGCGCTGATGATCGTCTGCCTCGCCTTGCAGATCGTTTTCCGCGCGGCCGTGGGCGGCGGTCTGTCCTGGTCGGAGGAACTTTCGCGCTACAGTTTTATCTGGGCCGTATTTTTGGGCATGTCCCTGGCCGCCAAACGGCTTGCCCATGTGCGCATCACAGCCGCCCTGCTGCTCCTGCCGCTGAAAGCGCGGCTGCTTGTCAGGATGGGCACGGACGCCCTTTGGATCGCCTTTTCGCTGTACATCGCTTTTCACGGCCTGGAATTACTCCGGGAAGGCCTTGAATTTCCTGAAATGTCGCCGACGCTGGGCATTGTCAAAGCCTGGGTCGAAGCCATCATTCCTTTCTGCTTTTTCCTCACGCCGTGGCGCATTGTGGAGCAGTATTGCCGCAATATCCACAGAGGCACGCTCCTCGAACTGGTACGGGACGAGGTGACGTCATGA